The following are from one region of the Corylus avellana chromosome ca1, CavTom2PMs-1.0 genome:
- the LOC132191573 gene encoding chitinase-like protein 2 produces the protein MEAKWFLFLTMALILALVNGDDEASVSSVKPVVKTVKGQKVCQKGWECKRFSKFCCNETVSDYFETYQFENLFSKRNTPVAHAVGFWDYRSFITAAAEYQPDGFGTTGGKFSGMKEVAAFLGHVGSKTSCGYGVATGGPLAWGLCYSKELSPESDYCDDYYKLTYPCAPGAAYYGRGALPIYWNYNYGKTGEALKVDLLNHPEYIEQNATLAFHAAIWKWMTPEKKHQPSAHDAFVGNWKPTKNDTLGKRVPGFGTTMNVLYGDGVCGQGDSDSMNNIISHYLYYLDLMGVGREEAGPHDVLSCAEQVPFNPSSSSSST, from the exons ATGGAGGCAAAATGGTTTCTGTTTCTGACAATGGCATTGATTTTAGCGCTTGTCAATGGCGATGATGAGGCTTCTGTCAGTTCTGTGAAGCCGGTGGTGAAGACAGTGAAGGGCCAAAAGGTGTGTCAAAAAGGGTGGGAGTGTAAAAGGTTCTCCAAGTTCTGCTGTAACGAAACCGTTTCTGACTACTTCGAGACGTACCAGTTCGAGAACCTCTTCTCCAAGCGCAACACCCCTGTGGCGCATGCCGTGGGCTTCTGGGATTACCGTTCTTTTATCACCGCCGCTGCTGAATACCAACCCGATGGCTTTGGCACCACCGGCGGGAAGTTCAGCGGGATGAAGGAAGTTGCAGCTTTTCTAGGCCATGTTGGCAGCAAAACCTCCT GCGGATATGGAGTGGCGACTGGAGGGCCTCTGGCCTGGGGCTTATGCTACAGCAAGGAACTCAGCCCTGAATCCGATTACTGCGATGATTACTACAAACTCACTTATCCTTGCGCTCCTGGAGCTGCATACTATGGCCGTGGCGCCCTTCCTATCTATTG GAACTACAACTATGGAAAAACAGGGGAAGCCCTGAAGGTGGATTTGTTGAACCATCCAGAATACATAGAACAGAATGCTACCCTGGCGTTCCACGCAGCAATTTGGAAGTGGATGACGCCAGAGAAGAAGCACCAACCATCAGCCCACGATGCCTTTGTTGGGAACTGGAAACCCACCAAGAATGACACATTGGGGAAGCGGGTTCCTGGGTTTGGCACCACCATGAATGTGCTTTATGGCGATGGCGTTTGCGGTCAGGGTGATAGTGATTCCATGAACAACATAATCTCCCATTACCTCTACTATCTTGATCTTATGGGTGTTGGCCGAGAGGAGGCAGGGCCTCATGATGTGCTCAGTTGTGCTGAGCAGGTTCCTTTCAACCCATCCTCTTCCTCCTCATCTACTTGA
- the LOC132182323 gene encoding uncharacterized mitochondrial protein AtMg00810-like, producing MMFAKPISSPMSASFPLSKFDGSTITDPSLYRSTIGSLQYLSLTRPDLSFSVNKVSQFMQEPRDTHWTAVKHILRYLKFTSDHTFSIYHSSSHSLTAYSDSDWAGCPDDRRSTSGYCTFLGRNLLSWISKKQPTMSRSSTESEYKALANASSELVWIQALLCELGQRF from the coding sequence atgatgTTTGCCAAGCCTATATCATCTCCAATGTCAGCTTCTTTCCCTTTAAGCAAGTTTGATGGCTCCACAATCACTGATCCCTCATTATATCGTAGCACAATAGGCTCTCTTCAGTATCTATCTCTCACACGGCCAGATTTGTCATTTTCCGTAAACAAGGTATCACAATTCATGCAGGAACCCCGAGACACCCATTGGACAGCTGTCAAGCACATCCTGCGTTACTTAAAGTTCACAAGTGATCATACATTTTCAATATATCACTCATCTTCACATTCTCTCACAGCATATTCAGACTCTGACTGGGCCGGATGCCCTGATGATCGTCGATCAACTTCTGGATATTGTACCTTTCTCGGCAGAAATCTACTCTCATGGATTTCGAAAAAGCAACCCACAATGTCAAGATCTAGCACCGAATCTGAGTATAAAGCCTTAGCAAATGCCTCATCCGAATTGGTATGGATTCAAGCTCTTCTTTGCGAACTTGGTCAGCGTTTCTAG
- the LOC132187487 gene encoding acetate--CoA ligase CCL3 produces the protein MVAGRDIDDLPKNAANHTALTPLWLLDRAAVVHPTRASVVHGSRRYTWRETYQRCRRLASALSNHSIGLGCTVAVIAPNIPALYEAHFGVPMAGAVLNAVNIRLNASTIAFLLGHSSASAVMVDQEFFDLAEEALKIMAEKSRSYKPPLLVVIGDESCDPKTLKYALGKGAIEYEKFLETGDPEFAWKPPEDEWQSIALGYTSGTTASPKGVVLHHRGAYLMSLCNPIVWGISEGAIYLWTLPMFHCNGWCFTWTLAALCGTNICLRQVTAKAVYSAIANHGVTHFCAAPVVLNAIVNAPPEETILPLPRVVHVMTAGAAPPPSVLLGMSQKGFRITHTYGLSETYGPSTVCAWKPEWDSQPPETQACLNARQGVRYVCLEGLDIVDTRTMQPVPADGTTIGEIVFRGNIVMKGYLKNPKANKEAFANGWYHSGDLAVKHPDGYIEIKDRSKDIIISGGENISSVEVENILYLHPAILEASVVARPDPRWGESPCAFVTLKPGLDKSDERRLAEDILKFCRSKMPAYWVPKSVVFGPLPKTATGKVQKHLLRAKAKEMFPVMSKL, from the exons ATGGTGGCGGGGAGAGACATAGACGATCTGCCGAAAAATGCGGCGAACCACACGGCTTTGACGCCGCTGTGGCTTCTGGACAGAGCGGCTGTGGTGCACCCCACCAGAGCATCGGTGGTCCACGGATCTCGGCGCTACACGTGGCGAGAGACCTACCAGCGTTGCCGTCGATTGGCCTCCGCTCTCTCCAACCACTCCATCGGCCTCGGCTGCACG GTAGCAGTAATTGCACCAAATATTCCCGCTCTGTATGAAGCTCATTTTGGGGTTCCAATGGCTGGAGCTGTTCTAAATGCTGTGAATATTCGTCTAAATGCATCAACCATTGCTTTCCTTCTTGGTCATTCATCAGCTTCGGCTGTGATGGTAGATCAAGAATTTTTTGATTTAGCAGAGGAAGCTTTGAAAATCATGGCAGAGAAAAGCAGAAGTTATAAGCCTCCACTTTTAGTTGTGATAGGTGATGAAAGCTGTGATCCTAAGACACTCAAATATGCTTTGGGAAAAGGGGCCATTGAATATGAGAAATTCCTGGAAACTGGTGACCCCGAGTTTGCTTGGAAACCACCAGAGGATGAGTGGCAGAGCATTGCTTTGGGTTATACATCTGGTACTACAGCTAGTCCTAAGGGGGTGGTGTTGCATCACCGAGGGGCATATCTCATGTCTTTGTGTAATCCTATTGTCTGGGGGATCAGTGAAGGAGCAATATACCTCTGGACTCTACCCATGTTCCATTGCAATGGTTGGTGTTTCACTTGGACTCTTGCAGCTCTTTGTGGTACAAACATATGCCTTCGCCAG GTTACAGCCAAGGCAGTCTATTCAGCCATAGCCAACCATGGTGTGACTCACTTTTGTGCGGCGCCGGTGGTGCTCAACGCCATTGTTAATGCCCCACCAGAAGAGACTATCCTTCCCCTCCCTCGTGTTGTTCATGTAATGACAGCTGGTGCAGCGCCGCCTCCTTCTGTTCTCTTGGGAATGTCTCAAAAAGGCTTCCGTATAACCCACACTTATGGTCTCTCAGAAACCTATGGCCCCTCCACTGTGTGTGCATGGAAGCCTGAGTGGGACTCACAGCCCCCCGAAACCCAAGCCTGTCTCAATGCACGCCAAGGCGTTCGGTATGTTTGTTTGGAAGGCCTAGATATTGTCGACACTCGAACCATGCAACCTGTCCCTGCTGATGGAACCACAATTGGGGAGATAGTTTTTCGTGGTAATATTGTGATGAAGGGCTACTTAAAGAACCCAAAAGCAAATAAGGAGGCTTTTGCAAATGGGTGGTATCATTCTGGGGATCTTGCTGTAAAGCACCCAGATGGGTATATAGAAATAAAGGATAGGTCAAAAGACATCATCATATCTGGAGGTGAGAACATCAGTAGCGTGGAGGTAGAAAATATTCTCTACTTGCACCCTGCAATTTTGGAGGCATCAGTGGTGGCAAGGCCGGACCCGCGATGGGGCGAGTCTCCTTGTGCTTTCGTGACCTTAAAGCCCGGCCTCGACAAGTCCGATGAGCGTCGTTTGGCAGAAGATATATTGAAGTTCTGCAGATCTAAGATGCCTGCTTATTGGGTCCCAAAATCAGTGGTGTTTGGCCCATTGCCAAAGACAGCTACTGGTAAGGTTCAGAAGCATTTGCTGAGGGCCAAGGCGAAAGAGATGTTTCCAGTCATGAGTAAGCTCTAA